Proteins encoded within one genomic window of Rossellomorea vietnamensis:
- a CDS encoding ABC transporter permease subunit — translation MNLKSIGSMVLKFVFVLFGIILLTGLIGLFNEGVDLSLKQYMLNIVEISTSLVHSESMTITNESNNSYPMFPAFWEPYFYSVSIFLSAFLLSILMGIFLAYLTHLLPSGWSTFILRATNLLESTPDIFILIVIQYSVIFILKETGVLLFPIVGSQEKVYFVPIVTLCILPTIMLFRIIYLLVSDEYGKPYVDLIKSRGMSKHSIFFIHVLRNISFSLLNHSKSIILFLLSSLIVFERLFNIYGITHFILSFSQMDVICFSLIMFYLPVFVLLILIRLFVDWKTGQKVAI, via the coding sequence ATGAATCTCAAATCGATCGGTTCCATGGTTTTGAAATTTGTCTTCGTTCTGTTCGGAATCATCCTTCTGACAGGCCTCATCGGTTTGTTCAATGAAGGTGTGGATCTCAGTTTGAAACAATATATGCTCAACATTGTGGAGATATCGACCTCCCTCGTTCATTCTGAATCGATGACCATTACGAATGAATCGAACAACTCATATCCGATGTTCCCGGCCTTCTGGGAGCCGTATTTCTATTCTGTTTCGATTTTTTTGTCTGCTTTTCTTTTATCCATCCTCATGGGCATCTTTCTTGCGTACCTCACACATCTGCTGCCATCCGGCTGGTCAACGTTCATCCTTAGGGCGACTAACTTGCTCGAGTCCACACCCGATATCTTCATCTTGATTGTCATTCAATACAGTGTCATTTTCATCTTGAAAGAGACGGGTGTGCTTCTGTTTCCGATCGTCGGCTCCCAGGAAAAGGTGTATTTTGTTCCCATTGTGACTTTGTGTATTTTACCGACAATCATGTTGTTCCGGATCATCTATTTACTGGTGAGCGATGAATATGGGAAGCCGTATGTAGACCTGATCAAGAGCAGGGGGATGTCCAAACACTCGATTTTCTTCATCCATGTCCTGCGGAATATTTCGTTCAGCTTATTGAATCATTCCAAATCGATCATTCTTTTTCTGTTATCTTCCTTAATCGTATTTGAAAGATTATTTAATATTTATGGCATCACCCACTTCATCCTGTCATTCTCTCAAATGGATGTGATCTGTTTCAGTTTGATCATGTTTTATCTGCCTGTTTTTGTCCTGCTCATCCTCATCAGGCTTTTCGTTGATTGGAAAACAGGTCAGAAGGTGGCGATATGA
- the lysA gene encoding diaminopimelate decarboxylase, translated as MSTVDVNVQGDLTIGGIGTGDLVERYGTPLMVYDEGMIRGNAKLFRDAFNESGLKYQVAYASKAFLCKEMVRLAEQENLSLDVVSGGELYTALEAGFPAARIHFHGNNKSEDELLMALEAEIGCFVVDSFLELELLHDLAKEREQEVQILIRVTPGVEAHTHEYITTGQEDSKFGFSISNGQAATAIGLAIRKPYFSLLGLHSHIGSQIFEQEGFDQAIRVLSDFMQRIRIDLDVMMPVLNIGGGFGVRYTEEDQPLPIPTYVKGITDSVKTYFAKNEYPLPEVWVEPGRSMVAEAGTTLYKVGSKKIIPDVRTYVAIDGGMTDNIRPALYQAKYHAVLANRPNEECTELVSIAGKCCESGDMLIWDLMLPPTNYGDILAVFSTGAYGYSMASNYNRIPRPAVVFVDNGESRVVIERETYEDLVRKDR; from the coding sequence ATGAGTACAGTTGATGTGAATGTTCAAGGGGATTTAACGATTGGTGGGATCGGTACGGGTGATTTGGTGGAAAGATACGGCACGCCACTGATGGTTTATGATGAAGGGATGATTCGCGGGAATGCGAAATTGTTTCGGGATGCATTCAATGAGAGTGGTCTGAAATATCAGGTGGCGTATGCGAGTAAGGCATTTCTTTGTAAAGAAATGGTGCGCCTGGCGGAACAAGAGAACCTCTCCCTGGATGTCGTCTCAGGCGGGGAATTGTATACGGCACTTGAAGCTGGTTTCCCGGCTGCACGGATCCATTTTCACGGCAACAATAAATCCGAAGATGAGCTTCTAATGGCTCTTGAAGCTGAAATCGGCTGCTTTGTCGTCGATAGTTTCCTTGAACTTGAACTGCTCCATGACCTGGCAAAAGAGCGGGAGCAGGAGGTGCAGATCCTGATCAGGGTCACACCGGGGGTGGAAGCCCATACCCACGAGTACATCACGACGGGCCAGGAAGATTCAAAATTCGGATTCAGCATTTCAAACGGACAGGCGGCAACGGCGATTGGACTTGCCATCAGGAAGCCGTATTTCTCATTGCTGGGCCTCCATTCCCATATCGGATCTCAGATCTTTGAACAGGAAGGCTTTGATCAGGCGATCCGGGTACTGTCTGATTTCATGCAGCGGATCCGGATCGATTTGGACGTCATGATGCCTGTCTTGAATATCGGTGGCGGATTTGGTGTCCGGTATACGGAAGAAGACCAGCCTCTGCCGATTCCGACCTATGTCAAAGGGATAACGGATAGTGTGAAAACCTATTTTGCGAAAAATGAATACCCGCTCCCGGAAGTCTGGGTGGAGCCGGGTCGAAGCATGGTGGCAGAAGCGGGCACGACGTTATACAAAGTGGGCTCGAAGAAAATCATCCCGGATGTGCGCACGTATGTGGCGATTGACGGAGGGATGACGGATAATATACGCCCGGCTCTGTATCAGGCGAAGTATCATGCGGTACTGGCAAACCGTCCGAATGAGGAATGCACGGAGCTTGTGAGCATTGCAGGGAAATGCTGCGAGTCGGGTGACATGCTCATCTGGGACCTGATGCTGCCGCCGACGAATTACGGTGATATCCTGGCTGTGTTCAGTACGGGGGCATACGGGTATTCTATGGCGAGTAACTATAATCGGATACCGAGACCGGCTGTTGTGTTTGTGGATAACGGGGAATCCCGGGTCGTGATCGAGCGGGAGACGTATGAGGATCTTGTAAGGAAAGATCGATAG
- a CDS encoding multidrug resistance efflux transporter family protein, translating to MKELTLGIISSMFFAVTFILNRSMELAGGSWMWSSSLRFLFMLPFLFIIVGLRKNINQVWIEMKKKPYEWLTWSFVGFVLFYGPLTYAAAYGPGWLVAGTWQFTIVAGILLAPLFFTSGPVRRRHSIQKRALGISSIILIGVLFIQQENASGLSLSEVITGVLPVIVAAFAYPLGNRKMMEVCGGKLDTFQRVLGMTIASTPLWLILGSYAFFRVGIPSTGQVTQSFIVAVCSGVIATSLFFLATNMARHHPGKLAAVEATQSTQILFVIMGEAAILSVPFPSGFALLGILLIITGMIIHTVNVKRMNGGVVKPVKSAS from the coding sequence ATCAAAGAATTGACTCTCGGTATTATTTCATCCATGTTCTTTGCCGTCACCTTCATCCTGAACCGGTCCATGGAACTGGCCGGCGGAAGCTGGATGTGGAGTTCGTCCCTGCGTTTTTTGTTCATGCTTCCATTCCTTTTCATTATTGTAGGTTTACGAAAGAATATAAATCAAGTGTGGATCGAAATGAAGAAGAAACCATACGAGTGGCTGACGTGGAGCTTTGTCGGGTTTGTCCTCTTTTATGGTCCTTTGACGTATGCGGCAGCATATGGACCCGGCTGGCTTGTTGCGGGCACGTGGCAATTCACGATTGTGGCAGGGATCCTGCTCGCTCCCTTGTTTTTCACTTCAGGACCTGTGAGACGCAGGCACTCCATTCAAAAAAGGGCTCTCGGCATTTCCTCGATCATTTTAATCGGGGTACTGTTCATTCAACAGGAAAATGCCAGTGGGCTGTCTCTTTCAGAAGTGATCACAGGAGTCTTACCGGTGATCGTCGCAGCGTTCGCTTACCCTCTTGGGAACCGTAAAATGATGGAGGTATGCGGAGGGAAGCTTGATACGTTTCAACGGGTGCTCGGAATGACGATCGCAAGTACTCCCTTGTGGCTGATCCTTGGAAGCTATGCGTTTTTTAGAGTAGGCATCCCCTCCACTGGTCAAGTGACACAATCCTTTATCGTAGCCGTTTGCTCAGGTGTGATTGCGACTTCCCTCTTTTTTCTTGCGACGAATATGGCAAGGCATCATCCCGGGAAGCTTGCGGCAGTGGAAGCGACCCAGTCGACCCAGATCCTGTTCGTCATCATGGGAGAAGCGGCCATCCTTTCCGTTCCCTTTCCGTCAGGATTCGCTCTCCTCGGCATCCTCCTGATCATCACAGGAATGATCATCCACACCGTCAACGTTAAAAGAATGAATGGCGGTGTGGTGAAACCGGTAAAATCCGCTAGCTAA
- a CDS encoding 2OG-Fe(II) oxygenase — MNTTDIAVKEQTIFHHTGNKIKTEDRDIQIIVKMEEPLIVVLGNVLSHEECDELIQLSKDRVERSKIGNTRTVDGLRTSSSVFLEESHDVVTRVEKRVSQIMNIPVEHGEGLQILNYKPGQEYKAHFDFFSASARPVKNPRISTLVMYLNDVEEGGETYFPKLGLSVSPQKGMAVYFEYFYDNQELNDLTLHGGAPVVIGDKWAATQWMRRQVFK, encoded by the coding sequence ATGAATACGACTGATATAGCTGTAAAGGAACAAACGATTTTTCACCACACGGGGAATAAGATCAAGACCGAAGACCGGGATATCCAGATCATCGTGAAAATGGAGGAGCCCCTGATCGTCGTCCTTGGCAATGTGCTGAGTCATGAAGAATGTGATGAACTCATCCAATTGTCAAAAGATCGGGTCGAGCGCTCAAAAATCGGGAATACCCGGACAGTCGATGGACTGAGAACGAGCAGTTCTGTCTTTTTGGAAGAAAGCCATGACGTCGTGACACGGGTTGAAAAGCGAGTCTCTCAAATTATGAATATACCCGTCGAGCACGGGGAGGGTCTTCAGATCCTGAACTATAAGCCTGGTCAGGAATACAAGGCGCACTTTGATTTTTTCTCGGCATCTGCAAGACCGGTGAAGAATCCGAGGATCAGTACCCTTGTCATGTACCTTAACGACGTGGAGGAGGGCGGTGAAACGTACTTTCCGAAACTTGGCCTGTCTGTCTCCCCGCAAAAAGGGATGGCCGTTTACTTTGAATATTTCTATGATAATCAGGAACTGAACGATTTAACGCTGCATGGCGGTGCACCGGTTGTCATCGGGGATAAATGGGCTGCGACCCAGTGGATGAGAAGGCAGGTATTTAAATAA
- a CDS encoding mannitol-1-phosphate 5-dehydrogenase: MKQAIHFGAGNIGRGFIGALFSQSGYHVTFVDIAEQVINKLNEEGRYEVKLATETMETETIENVSGLNNLHQEGEVIDTIVSSTYLTTAIGPNILPRIAPLIAKGITKRVASSEEPLYVIACENQIGATDILKKHILENLNEETAAKLEGKVFFFNSAVDRIVPMQDQGSLDVLVEPYYEWVVETTEEIPPVEGMTIVEDLAPFIERKLFTVNTGHAVIAYLGYLQGKSTIDQTLADDGIAAQVKETLKETGAYLVKQYGLDENDHLAYIDKNIERFKNAYLNDDVTRVGRAPIRKLGPDDRLIRPTTEAQKAGLSYSYLAKAIAAALLFDNPEDEQAMEIQGMIKEHGPAYVLKKVSGLDADSEIVEEVLVQYEALKK; encoded by the coding sequence TTGAAACAAGCCATACATTTTGGAGCAGGAAACATAGGCAGAGGGTTTATCGGAGCATTGTTTTCCCAATCAGGTTACCATGTGACCTTTGTGGATATTGCGGAACAAGTGATCAATAAACTGAATGAAGAAGGACGCTATGAGGTGAAGCTTGCAACGGAAACGATGGAAACGGAAACGATCGAGAATGTGTCCGGCCTGAACAACCTTCATCAGGAAGGGGAAGTAATCGATACGATCGTCTCGTCTACTTACCTTACGACGGCAATCGGACCGAACATCCTGCCACGGATCGCACCCCTGATCGCTAAAGGGATCACTAAGCGAGTGGCCTCTTCAGAGGAACCGTTATACGTCATCGCATGTGAAAACCAGATCGGTGCAACAGATATTTTGAAAAAGCATATTTTAGAAAATCTTAATGAAGAAACGGCTGCAAAGCTTGAAGGCAAAGTCTTCTTCTTCAATTCAGCGGTTGATCGCATTGTACCGATGCAGGATCAAGGTTCATTGGACGTCCTCGTTGAACCATACTACGAGTGGGTGGTCGAGACCACGGAAGAAATCCCGCCAGTTGAAGGAATGACGATCGTGGAAGATCTAGCACCCTTCATCGAACGGAAGCTGTTCACGGTGAACACAGGGCACGCCGTCATTGCTTACCTTGGATATCTGCAAGGGAAATCGACCATTGATCAGACATTGGCCGATGACGGAATCGCTGCACAAGTGAAGGAAACGTTGAAAGAAACAGGTGCCTACCTTGTGAAGCAATATGGTCTCGATGAAAACGACCATCTTGCTTATATTGATAAAAACATCGAACGCTTCAAAAACGCCTACCTGAATGATGATGTGACCCGTGTGGGACGCGCGCCGATCAGGAAACTTGGTCCCGATGACCGATTGATCCGCCCGACCACAGAAGCTCAAAAAGCAGGACTTTCTTATTCGTATCTCGCCAAAGCGATTGCAGCAGCGCTCCTGTTCGACAATCCTGAAGACGAACAGGCCATGGAAATCCAGGGCATGATCAAGGAACACGGCCCTGCATATGTTTTGAAAAAAGTGAGCGGACTGGATGCGGATAGTGAAATTGTGGAGGAAGTATTAGTTCAGTATGAAGCATTGAAGAAATAA
- a CDS encoding BglG family transcription antiterminator codes for MFITSREKSIIELIVKTSGKHTVYSLSAFLNVSGRTVQRNLKSIESILKQYHLELKRTANEGLFIDGKNEHIYRLIQNLADVSPTDETPEERKLNLLIILLHEGPSFKKQVLARQLGISVTTLSSYLDELADWLQKYGITLTRKRGVGVELMAEEADKRHALASFFLVHFYEDIIETLYGMQEGHHLDEPVLGYFKPDYLLAVDQVVNHHLADEQITLTDSDYIGLVVHICLTVQRTEKGFGLQQREPSEEGAPREFQLMDMICGELKQRLSVSINDLDVQFLTVILKGSKVQDPEVVYYDSILLGHLIKNIIKDVSADLHVDLSDDFSLFQGLLAHMGPSIFRLQQELDLFNPLTDEIKKKYPVLFLAVKKSLEMEFRDISFPDDEVAFIVLHFGSAMLMNEEKVNVQAVVVCPTGIGTSKMLASRIQRELSMINKVEILSIKDFQTADLEEYDIVISTVRLPFTEVEYILVSPLLSEKDIGFIQSYLQNNVEKLTRKKYLKPSQKSDGKAEVRMLLQEIKDVHSSMEAILTNFRVYRKQSAGNHVRILIEMVEQAYRDGLLQQPRVVLDQLLEREKKGGLGIPNTNMGLFHCRDHNVNKLIFQVAHLDEPCKIKGMDGAEMEMKSLLLMLAPEELSRREQEILSLISTSLIEDHRSMMIYSSTNEAIILKKLEEIFLDYLQTNLIKE; via the coding sequence ATGTTTATTACATCAAGGGAAAAATCCATAATCGAATTGATTGTAAAAACATCGGGGAAACATACCGTGTACTCTCTCTCTGCGTTTTTGAATGTGAGCGGAAGAACCGTACAGCGAAATTTGAAATCAATCGAAAGCATTTTAAAGCAGTACCATCTGGAATTGAAAAGGACGGCCAATGAAGGTCTGTTCATCGATGGGAAGAACGAGCATATTTATCGTTTAATACAAAACCTTGCGGATGTGAGTCCGACCGACGAAACACCTGAGGAACGAAAGCTGAATCTCCTGATCATCCTTCTCCATGAAGGGCCATCTTTTAAAAAACAGGTGCTTGCGAGACAGCTCGGAATCAGCGTGACGACCTTGTCTTCTTATCTGGATGAGCTTGCGGATTGGCTTCAGAAGTACGGGATCACCCTGACGAGGAAACGAGGGGTGGGGGTGGAGCTTATGGCGGAAGAAGCCGACAAGCGTCATGCCCTGGCAAGTTTTTTCCTGGTCCATTTTTATGAAGACATCATCGAGACACTGTATGGGATGCAAGAGGGCCATCATCTTGATGAACCGGTTCTCGGTTATTTCAAGCCGGACTATTTACTCGCCGTCGACCAGGTGGTGAATCATCATTTGGCGGACGAGCAGATCACGTTAACGGACAGTGATTATATCGGTCTTGTCGTGCATATCTGCCTGACAGTCCAACGAACCGAAAAGGGATTCGGATTACAGCAAAGGGAACCATCTGAAGAAGGGGCACCCCGGGAGTTTCAGTTGATGGACATGATATGCGGGGAACTGAAACAGCGGCTTTCCGTTTCAATCAACGATCTGGATGTACAATTCTTGACGGTCATTTTGAAAGGATCAAAGGTGCAGGATCCAGAAGTCGTTTACTATGACAGTATCCTCCTTGGGCACCTTATCAAAAATATCATAAAAGATGTTTCGGCAGACCTCCACGTTGATCTGTCCGATGACTTTTCCCTGTTCCAGGGGCTCCTAGCCCATATGGGACCGTCCATCTTCCGCTTGCAGCAGGAACTGGACCTTTTCAATCCCCTGACGGATGAAATCAAGAAAAAGTATCCGGTCTTATTTCTAGCGGTGAAAAAAAGTCTGGAAATGGAGTTTAGGGATATCTCGTTTCCGGATGATGAAGTGGCATTCATCGTCCTTCATTTCGGATCCGCCATGCTGATGAATGAAGAAAAGGTAAATGTCCAAGCCGTGGTCGTATGTCCCACAGGAATCGGGACGTCCAAGATGCTCGCAAGCCGCATCCAGCGGGAGTTGAGCATGATCAACAAGGTGGAAATCCTGTCGATCAAGGATTTCCAGACAGCGGATCTTGAGGAGTATGACATTGTCATTTCCACCGTCAGGCTTCCTTTTACGGAAGTGGAGTATATTCTGGTGAGTCCATTATTGAGTGAGAAGGACATCGGATTCATCCAAAGCTATCTGCAGAATAACGTCGAGAAGCTGACGAGGAAAAAATATTTGAAACCATCACAGAAGTCTGATGGGAAAGCCGAAGTGAGAATGCTCCTTCAGGAGATCAAAGATGTCCATTCCAGCATGGAAGCCATCCTTACCAATTTCCGCGTGTACCGGAAGCAGTCGGCGGGAAATCACGTCAGGATCCTGATTGAAATGGTGGAGCAGGCTTACAGGGACGGACTTCTTCAACAGCCTCGAGTGGTCCTGGACCAACTGTTGGAAAGGGAGAAGAAAGGCGGACTGGGCATCCCGAACACGAATATGGGGCTTTTTCATTGCCGGGATCATAACGTAAATAAGCTGATCTTCCAGGTGGCCCATCTGGATGAACCTTGCAAGATCAAGGGGATGGATGGTGCGGAGATGGAGATGAAGAGCCTTCTCCTAATGCTTGCCCCGGAAGAATTGAGCAGGCGGGAACAGGAAATCCTCAGCCTGATCTCTACAAGTTTAATCGAAGATCATCGATCGATGATGATTTATTCGTCCACGAACGAAGCGATCATTTTAAAGAAATTAGAAGAAATCTTTCTGGACTACTTACAAACTAATTTGATAAAGGAATGA